The DNA window CTACAATAAGCTTTTATCGTTTTGGTACTATAACCTCGAAGCTGCAGTGAATGGATTAAGGACCTTTTTATTGAAGTATCCCATGGATATGTTGGAATGATATCCTTCGTGTGTACTTCATGGTTAAGCAAACTGCATTCTTTCAACAACACAGTAATCAACATGAATTTTCATTCCTTCAAAAAGTGTTTGCAACTGTTGAATTGATTCGGGTGTAAATGGAATATTCCAGCCCTTTTGATCATGAATCCATTTCCTTCCTGGAATTTCTCGAATCTTCATAACCATTTGTTCATCATATTTAAAACGAACATACAAGGAACCTTCGTCATTCCGAGACACCCATATACTCACGTTCCCACCCTCTCATTATATCACCAGCCCAATTATTGGAAAATAAAAAGAGCTCACAAGCGTCGCCATCGACATTGTAAGCTCCCGATACTTTCGGTGCTATCTATCCGCATACTGCAAAAACATATTTAGGTAAACTCCTCCCAGACAGCGATTATACACCCCCATTTTGACCAACCACACTCTATGAAGAAGTTAGGCATTTTTCGCCGTGCTCAAGCACGAAGATACAGCGTAAACGGAATTTTGGTGATGCTCTTCGCGATAACATGATGACGATTCGCGTAGCGAATCGGTCTTGATGTTTCACGCCAGCTTCGAATAACTCTCACGGTCTTATGACGAACGATTAGATCCTTTCCTACTTACTCCTCTTCATCCTTGTTATTCGCATCATTATCCTTTGCTTCACCACTCATCGTCCGAGATGAAATCGTCATTCTCCTGCCTTTCTCTAATTCCTGCCCCCCTGCCCAAAAAGAAAAGCCGAGCAAATGTCAGGAAATAATCCTGGATCTGCTCGACTCTGATACGACTTTTAATTGCTCGCTACGAGTTTAATTTGCTCGGAACGACTTTATTTACCTTGAACAAAGCTTTTAAGGATATTTATCCTAATTACTCCACCGTCACGCTCTTCGCCAAATTCCGCGGCTTATCCACGTCGTTTCCTCTCGCGAGGGAAGCGTAGTAGGACAGCAGCTGCAGCGGAACAACAGACAATGCTGGTGTTAGCAGCGGCAGCGTCTTCGGAATGGCAAAGGCCTGGTTTACGGATTTGAGCAGGCTGACAACATGCTCTTCATGCGTAATCGCCATGATGTCGGCACCGCGGGCACTAACCTCTTTGATGTTGCTCACGGTTTTCTCAAGTACATCCTCCTGGGTTGCCAGGGCAATAACAGGAATACCGTCTTCGATTAGCGCGAGCGTACCATGCTTAAGCTCACCGGCTGCATATGCCTCGGAATGGATATAGGAAATCTCCTTCAGCTTGAGCGAGCCTTCCTGTGCCACTGCAAAATCGATTCCCCGTCCAATAAAGAATAAGTGCTCATGCTTGGAGATCTGTTCTGCATAGGCTTTGATCGCTTCCGGTTTGGCCAACATGCTATCGAGCTGCTCAGGCAGGGCCTGCATGGCTGCAATAATCTGTGCAACCTGTTCTGGCGTTTGCGTACCGCGCACCTCAGCAAGGTACAGGGACAGCAGATAGAACGCGATCAACTGGGACGTGTATGCCTTGGTCGAAGCAACCGCAATTTCCGGTCCAGCCAAAGTTGCGATCACATCATCCGCATCCCGGGCAATAGAGCTTCCCACCACGTTGGTGATGGCCAGCACATGTGCACCATGGGACTGTGCTTCGCGGAGAGCTGCCAGGGTATCTGCCGTTTCACCCGATTGGCTGACTACGATGACCAGCGTATCCGGTGTAACGATTGGTGAACGGTAACGATATTCGGAAGCCACATCTGTCTCTACCGGAATCCGTACCAGTGACTCAATTGCATTACGGCCAACGAGGCCTGCATGATAAGCTGTGCCACAAGCTACGATTTGTACTTTATTGATGCTTTTAATTTTTTCCGGAGTCAGCTTCAGCTCAGGCAGTACAACCTTTTTACCGGATTCGTCAATCCGACCGCGCATCGTGTCACGATATGCTTTAGGTTGTTCATGAATCTCTTTAAGCATGAAATGCTCAAAGCCGCCTTTTTCCGCAGTGACGGCATCCCAGTCGACATGAATCATTTCCCGAGAAATAAAATTCCCTTCAATGGTCATCAATTCGACAGAGTCCTTCGTCAATACAGCCATCTCACCGTCGTTCAGGATATACACATTACGCGTATATTGCAGAATCGCCGGAATATCCGAACCGATAAAGTTCTCGCCTTCCCCAATCCCGATAATCAGTGGGCTTGCCTGACGAACTGCAACCAATTTATCCGGTTCGTATTCAGTCAGCACGCCAAGTGCAAATGCACCGCGCATATGCGTAATGGCTTTCTGCACCGCTTTGACGATGTCGCCTTCATATTCACGGGCGATCAGATGCGAAATCACTTCGGTATCGGTTTCCGACACAAAATGATGTCCTTGCTCGATCAGCTCATCCTTCAAATCCAAATAATTTTCGACAATACCGTTATGCACGACCGAAAACTTATGGCTGTTGTCCGTATGAGGATGGGAGTTCACATCCGATGGTTTACCATGGGTTGCCCAGCGCGTATGTCCGATACCTGCGCTTCCCACAAGTGGAGCTTCCTCCAGCTTTGATTCCAGATTCGCAATCCGGCCCTTCGCCTTGGAAATTTGCAATCCCTGATTGGTGAATACCGCAATCCCTGCAGAATCATATCCACGGTACTCCAATTTCTTCAAACCCTCGATCAATACTTCCTGTGTATCTTTCTGACCAATATATCCGACAATACCACACATAATTAAAATTCCTCCGTTCACTTCTCCAAAGTGGGTTTAGTGAGCTTACGGGAAAAGTCAGTCCGTGCGGCATATGCCAGAATGTACGGAAAACAAACTTGTATGAAGTTTACAAGGTACGTTCACGAATGTACATCTGGCTGCTGCACGCACTTACTGCTATCATGCCCGCACACTCATGAAATATGATTTTCTTATCACCCACCGGAAGCGTTGTGTGAACGGTCGCCCATCCATTTTCCGTTTTCGGTTTACGGCTGTGGTGAATCACCGGAAGGTCCCCGCCGAATGTTTCGAACACCTTCACCTCGTCAACTTGGTGCTGCCGTGAATCCGCTGCTGGAAGCCGGATCCTTTCCCCGCGCAAGCCCAAGTTCTGGCGCTATTAATAATGAACCTCACAATCCCCGCTTTCTATTTTCGAATAACATTTACTCATTATATTCAAGTCGGGCCACTTTGGCAATCCGGCACACAACCCATGCCAGGCCATCCTACCCCATATTCACCTTAAAGGAAGGCCGATGAAACCTGAACATTAGTTTCACCGGCCTATGATAAAAGTTCCTTCATTTTACTATAAAAATAAACCTCTGGTCTTACACAAGCTCCCGCTTCACGACTTCTACGATCTGGTTCACGTATTGATCCAGCTGGTCCTTATCCGGACCTTCTGCCATTACGCGAATAAGAGATTCCGTACCGGACGGACGTACCAGCACACGGCCATTATCGCCCAGAATGCCTTCCACTTCCGCAATGGCACCTTCAATCGCTGTGTTGCCTTCGTACTTGCTCTTATCCTCTACACGCACGTTTACGAGCACCTGAGGATATTGGCGCATCATGGTTCTGAGCTCGCTCAGCTTTTTACCGGAACCCGAAATGGTGTCCACCAGCTGAATTGCCGTTAGTATGCCATCGCCGGTCGTGTTGTAATCGAGGAAAATAACATGGCCGGACTGTTCGCCGCCCAGGTTATAACCGCCCTTACGCATCTCTTCCATCACGTAACGGTCACCGACCGCAGTCTTGGCTGTTTGCAGCCCCAGCTTCTCTGTGGCTTTGTAAAAGCCAATGTTGCTCATGACTGTTGATACAATTGTTCCATTATTCAATTTGCCTTGCTTGTTCATGGAATGACCGCAGATGCAGAGGATAAAGTCGCCATCAACCTCTTCACCATTGTTATCGATAGCGATCAAACGGTCCGCATCCCCATCAAAAGCCAGACCCAGGTCTGCTTTCGCCTTCAAAACCTCTTCCTTCAGCTTTTCAGGGTGTGTAGAACCACAATGATCGTTAATGTTCAATCCGTTCGGCTCAGCACCGATCTTCACTACTTCGGCACCCAACTCTTCAAAAAGCTTTGGTGCCAGCTCATAGGCTGCCCCATTCGCGCAGTCCAGCACGATTTTCAAACCGTCAAAGCTGTGACTGATCGTTGATTTTAAATACTCCAGATATTTATATTTGGATTCATTGTCCACAATCACGTTACCAAGGTCTTTACCTACAGGACGTGGCAGACTGTCGGTTTCTGCATCCATCAATGCTTCAATCTTCAGCTCAGTCTCATCGGATAGTTTGAATCCATCCCCGCCAAAGAATTTAATGCCGTTATCCTCTACAGGATTATGAGAAGCAGAGATCATTACACCTGCATCAGCTTTCAGCAATCTGGTAATGTATGCTACGGCCGGTGTAGATACTACGCCCAAACGCACCACATGGGCACCAATAGACAGCAGACCTGCTACCAGCGCGGACTCCAGCATAACGCCGGACACACGCGTATCCATACCAATCACTACGGTTGGCTTCTCCACATCACCTGTAAGTACATAACCACCACAGCGACCGATACTGTATGCCATCTCAGCCGTTAATTCCTTATTTGCGACACCGCGTACACCGTCAGTTCCAAAATATTTCCCCATGATTGTTCTCCTTTTTTATATACTTCCGGTTTGAAAAATCCCAAGTTCCAATTTAGATTGTTTATCAGTAAATTAGTTTGTTCCTGTGTCTCCCGAATCATTGGAAGAGTCCTGAGTGTTCCCGGGTTCATCCGGGGTGGATCCTCCGTTCTCTTCGGTTCCCGTTCCAGGGAGACTTCCCTGGTTTTGGTTTTGATTTTTATCCTTGCCTTTTCCGTCTGTTCCGGTCTCCGGAGTGGTTGTCGTAGGTGCAGTAGGATTCTCCTTCACCTCAACCGTAGCGGTAAGCGGGCTTCCCTGGTCAAGGCGGGAAATATAACGCGGCAGAACAACCTGAAGTGTAACTTCATGCGTTCCCGGCTTCAAGTTCCCCACGCTTGCGATCAACTGGATATCGTCTTTGGTCAGACTGTTCAGCAGCCCCGGGGCCCCGTTGAGTGTTAGGGACATCATACGGCTCGCCGGAGTAATAATATTAGCCTGAAGGTCGCTGCTGTCATCGTTTTTGATCGTGATCGGGATGTCATTGATGACCCGCTGTGAATTGGAAACCGTGGTGATTTCCACCTGCAAGGAGCTAGGCTCGATTTTCTCAAAACCAGAAGGTGCCGTCAAGTCCACAGGAAGAACTATAGTTCCGGCCTGCGTGATCTGGCTTAAATCCACACTAATATTCGTATAGGACTTTACTCCCGCTAGCGCTTCTTGCGATCCGTACAATTTAATCCTGCTCACATTGGACTGGGCTTTGGAGATCACTAATCCTTCAGGCAGCTTTCCCGTATACTGCAGCTCAATCGGTACCTCCTTATAGGGAGGTGAGATAATGACTTCGGCTGTAACCGAAGACGGCTCGAGCACAGCTCCTTCGATTTCCTGCCCCTTCTTGTCATAAGCAATCAGCTTGATCCGCTTCTCCTTCACCGAGCTGTCCTCACCATCAATCGTTACCGTCCCTTGGACCTTGGCGACTTCACGGAGCTCACTCTCTGGAAGTGTCACTTTCACGGTTGCCGGCTGCGGCGTAACCTTTCCAAGCTGGTAACCTTCTGCAGGCATACCTTTGGTCATGATCGTAACCGGGAAAGTCGCCGTATTTCTCTCTTCAATATTTACCGTCACCGCCGATGGCTGAATGTTCACGATCTCCAGCCCTTTAGGAATATCTACACTTAAAGGCAGCGTGCTGGTTCCCACCTTCGCATTGCTGAGATCCAGTTTGATCTTATACTCACCTGAAAATGCAGTGAGTAGATCGGTCTTTTTGCCCTTAATCTCTATGCGGACCCGATCCGTATCCATCGCACTCAAAATATATTTTTTCTCATCCAGCCCATAGGGCTGCACTTTTACATTTTCAATAATCCTTGTATCGATTTTCCCGGTAGGCGTTGGCGTATCATTATTCCAATGGACCATACTCCACAATAAAAAACTGACTGCAAGTGCCAATATCTTCGCGAAATTATTGTTATTAATCCATTTATTCATCTTTATCAGTCCCCTTCCGGCGCCAGAACATCGAGCGCTTTTCTTTAGGGGTAGAATTAGGACGAAGTTCTTCATACAGCTTCGAAATCAGGGATTCTTCCTTGATATCACGTACAACCTGTCCATTGATAGCAAGTGAAATTTGACCTGTTTCTTCAGAGACAACCACCGAAATAGCATCTCCTACCTCACTGATTCCAATAGCTGCACGGTGCCGCGTACCCAGTTCCTTACTAATAAAAGGGTTCTCTGACAGTGGCAAATAACATGCCGCTGCGGCTATCTGGTTATTCTGTACGATGACGGCACCATCATGAAGCGGTGTATTAGGGATAAAGATGTTAATGAGCAGCTGCGAGCTGATCATGGACTGCATCGGAATACCCGACTCTGTGTATTCATTAAGTCCCGTTTGCCGCTCAAAAACAATTAATGCGCCTATCTTTCTGCGTGCTAAATAATTTACGGCTTTAATAACTTCTCCAATCAGCTTGTTGAATTCCTCATCTTCCGCTGACGATCTCCCAAAGATCTTGCCCCGTCCCAGCTGTTCGAGTGCTCTTCGGAGCTCCGGCTGGAAAATGATAAAGATGGCGAAGATGCCAAAGTTAAATATTTGATTCATCAGCCATTTGAGTGTATACAAATCGAACCAGGTGCTTAACGCCCAAATAATCACGAGCACCAGAATCCCTTTCAGCAGCTGAATGGCTCTGGTTCCTCTGACGAGTAAAATGACATGATAAATAATATATGTAACGATCGCAATATCAATAATATCCTTAATGGACTCTTTCCATGTCAAATCAGCAAAATAACTCATACTTAGGCCCCCGCACTTCCCCTTGAATGTTAAATGGGTCTCTATGTAATATAATTTCCCCTATATCTTCTAGGTTATAACGATCAACTTCAGGTTGCAAGCGGCCGAAGCTCTAAAATGGATTAATTTATGCATTCTTCCAACAAAAAGGCGCCTTCTTTCTGGAAAGAGGCGCCGATAAATTCAGTTGCAGCAAAGGTTTATTAACGATAGGCGACATCAGAGAATGCATTTGTTATTTTATACCAAATCCAATCCAGAGCCTGATCAATGTTTTTGACCCTTCCCGAGATATGGGCAGTAGAAGCCTGATACAAAGATCCGTCAATGACAGTCAGGTTCCCGTTCACATCACCGTAGATCTTCGTTTTACCATTCTCTACCGTTAAATTGCCTGCTATGCTTTTTCCTTCAGGGACAATCACTGTGTCTCCTTCAATGATAACCTGATCCAGATCGCTTCCCTTGACCACGAGCTGTGTGTCCTGATCCCAGAAGCTGACAGAACTAATCAGCATCACAATCAGAAAAACAGCCGCCGCTGTAACTGCAGGATGTCTTTTAATCCATCCAAGCCAAGGCTGCTGCCGTTTCTCCTGTGGCAGGGCACTCATGATCCGCTGGGTCAGCTCAAGAGGTGTAGACGGGGCGTGATGGTTCAAGGAGAACATCAGCATATCCGTCTGTTCCAGCTCTTTAAACTGCATCCGACAGTCGGGGCAGGACAACAAATGGGTCTTAAGCTCCATCTGCTGGTCCTTGGACAAGTCGTCGTCTAGATAGTCATGCATTAAAGAGACGGCCAAGTTGCATTCCATATGAGCCAATCCTTTCATTCATATAAATGTATTCAACCCTCTTCCGCTCCAAGGGCATAAGACTTGTTTATCTTGTAATACGCAATGGTTTTTAGAATGTTTCAACAAAATAAATGGAATTTATAATTTGGGCTCCAGTTTTTTGCGTAAAAACTCCCGCCCCCGGTGTACCCGCGTCTTGATTGTTGTAACGGGCATTCCCAAAACATCACTGATCTCCTGCAACGACAAGTCCTGCAAATATCTCAGAATCATGACCGACTTGTACTTGGCCGGCAGGCTGCCAATCGCCTGATAAATGATCTCCTGCGTTTCAGATAGAAGCGTCTCGCTCTCCGGTGTCCGGTTATCGCTGGGAATCATTGAATAACCATCCATGCCCTCTTGATCATTCATCTCTGCATCCAGCGAATATGTAGGCTTCTTCTTCCTCAGCCGGTCGATGCATAAATTGGTAGCGATTCTGTAGATCCATGTTGAAAATTTTTGATTCGGGTCATACCTGTCCAAATTTTTATATACACGTAAAAAAGTCTCCTGTACAATATCCTCCGCCTCATGGCGGTTCCCCAGCATCCTGTAGGCCAAATGATATATTTTATCCTTGTATAGCTCTACAATCTCTGCAAAGGCACGCTGGTCCCCTTTGAGAGCCAGCTTCGTTAACCTGTTTTCTATATTATCCACCAATATATTCCCCCAGACTTGCTGATGGGTAATGATCTTTTTTCACATCATTCAAATCGTAATTCAACTTCCGGAAAAATGCAAGACAACCACCCATAAAGACAACAAAAAAAGGAAAGCCATGGCTTCAACAAATTGAATCCCGGCTTTCCCCTATTTGGCGTTCCTATGATGTCAGTATAGCAAAAGTATCAGCCTGTATTCCGGAGACCTGCAGCAATTCCGTTGATGGTGAGGAGTACCTCACGCAGCAATTCAGCGTTGTCTTCATCCTTTTCACGCAGTCCGCGAAGCTCACTTAGGAGCTGAACCTGCAGATAACTCAGTGGATCGACATATGGATTGCGCAAACGGATGGATTCCTGAATGACAGGGACATTATCCAGAATTTCCTTTTGCCCGGTGATCTGGAGAATCAGCTCTGAAGTGAGCTTGAATTCTTGTTCGATCAGATTGAAAATACGCTGACGCGCTTCATCATCTTTGGACATATTCGCATATTCATGGGCAATAACCATATCTGCTTTTGCAATCGCCATTTGAAGAGAATCGATTAATGAAGTAAAGAATGAGAATTTCTCATACATTTCCTGCATAATCTTGAGGTTCTCTTCCTTGTTCTGATAAAAGTTCTGAAGGCCCGTTCCCGCAGCATACCAGGCTGGCAGCAGGAAGCGGCTTTGCGTCCAAGAGAACACCCATGGAATCGCACGGAGATCCTCGAAACGGTCACTGTTCTTCCGCTTGGAAGGACGTGAGCCAATGTTCAGCTCTCCGACTTCAGGAAGCGGTGTAGACTCTTTGAAGAAGGACAGGAAGTCCGGATCTCTGAAAATCAAATCCTGGTACTTTTTGCGGGATACTTCCGACATTTCTCTAACAATATCATCCCAGTATGCTTCGCTTGAATCGTCCCCCTGCGGAGTCTGGTTATTGATAGCCGCTGTAATCAACGCCGATGTGGCTTGATCCAGACTGCGGTAAGCAATCCCTTTAAGGGAATAACGGGATGAGATAACCTCTCCCTGTTCCGTAATCTTGATACCTCCGCCGATCGTTGATGCCGGTTGAGCCAGAATCGAGCGGTTCAGCGGCATGCC is part of the Paenibacillus sp. J23TS9 genome and encodes:
- the glmS gene encoding glutamine--fructose-6-phosphate transaminase (isomerizing): MCGIVGYIGQKDTQEVLIEGLKKLEYRGYDSAGIAVFTNQGLQISKAKGRIANLESKLEEAPLVGSAGIGHTRWATHGKPSDVNSHPHTDNSHKFSVVHNGIVENYLDLKDELIEQGHHFVSETDTEVISHLIAREYEGDIVKAVQKAITHMRGAFALGVLTEYEPDKLVAVRQASPLIIGIGEGENFIGSDIPAILQYTRNVYILNDGEMAVLTKDSVELMTIEGNFISREMIHVDWDAVTAEKGGFEHFMLKEIHEQPKAYRDTMRGRIDESGKKVVLPELKLTPEKIKSINKVQIVACGTAYHAGLVGRNAIESLVRIPVETDVASEYRYRSPIVTPDTLVIVVSQSGETADTLAALREAQSHGAHVLAITNVVGSSIARDADDVIATLAGPEIAVASTKAYTSQLIAFYLLSLYLAEVRGTQTPEQVAQIIAAMQALPEQLDSMLAKPEAIKAYAEQISKHEHLFFIGRGIDFAVAQEGSLKLKEISYIHSEAYAAGELKHGTLALIEDGIPVIALATQEDVLEKTVSNIKEVSARGADIMAITHEEHVVSLLKSVNQAFAIPKTLPLLTPALSVVPLQLLSYYASLARGNDVDKPRNLAKSVTVE
- the glmM gene encoding phosphoglucosamine mutase, with amino-acid sequence MGKYFGTDGVRGVANKELTAEMAYSIGRCGGYVLTGDVEKPTVVIGMDTRVSGVMLESALVAGLLSIGAHVVRLGVVSTPAVAYITRLLKADAGVMISASHNPVEDNGIKFFGGDGFKLSDETELKIEALMDAETDSLPRPVGKDLGNVIVDNESKYKYLEYLKSTISHSFDGLKIVLDCANGAAYELAPKLFEELGAEVVKIGAEPNGLNINDHCGSTHPEKLKEEVLKAKADLGLAFDGDADRLIAIDNNGEEVDGDFILCICGHSMNKQGKLNNGTIVSTVMSNIGFYKATEKLGLQTAKTAVGDRYVMEEMRKGGYNLGGEQSGHVIFLDYNTTGDGILTAIQLVDTISGSGKKLSELRTMMRQYPQVLVNVRVEDKSKYEGNTAIEGAIAEVEGILGDNGRVLVRPSGTESLIRVMAEGPDKDQLDQYVNQIVEVVKRELV
- a CDS encoding YbbR-like domain-containing protein, encoding MNKWINNNNFAKILALAVSFLLWSMVHWNNDTPTPTGKIDTRIIENVKVQPYGLDEKKYILSAMDTDRVRIEIKGKKTDLLTAFSGEYKIKLDLSNAKVGTSTLPLSVDIPKGLEIVNIQPSAVTVNIEERNTATFPVTIMTKGMPAEGYQLGKVTPQPATVKVTLPESELREVAKVQGTVTIDGEDSSVKEKRIKLIAYDKKGQEIEGAVLEPSSVTAEVIISPPYKEVPIELQYTGKLPEGLVISKAQSNVSRIKLYGSQEALAGVKSYTNISVDLSQITQAGTIVLPVDLTAPSGFEKIEPSSLQVEITTVSNSQRVINDIPITIKNDDSSDLQANIITPASRMMSLTLNGAPGLLNSLTKDDIQLIASVGNLKPGTHEVTLQVVLPRYISRLDQGSPLTATVEVKENPTAPTTTTPETGTDGKGKDKNQNQNQGSLPGTGTEENGGSTPDEPGNTQDSSNDSGDTGTN
- the cdaA gene encoding diadenylate cyclase CdaA, which gives rise to MSYFADLTWKESIKDIIDIAIVTYIIYHVILLVRGTRAIQLLKGILVLVIIWALSTWFDLYTLKWLMNQIFNFGIFAIFIIFQPELRRALEQLGRGKIFGRSSAEDEEFNKLIGEVIKAVNYLARRKIGALIVFERQTGLNEYTESGIPMQSMISSQLLINIFIPNTPLHDGAVIVQNNQIAAAACYLPLSENPFISKELGTRHRAAIGISEVGDAISVVVSEETGQISLAINGQVVRDIKEESLISKLYEELRPNSTPKEKRSMFWRRKGTDKDE
- a CDS encoding anti-sigma factor, which produces MECNLAVSLMHDYLDDDLSKDQQMELKTHLLSCPDCRMQFKELEQTDMLMFSLNHHAPSTPLELTQRIMSALPQEKRQQPWLGWIKRHPAVTAAAVFLIVMLISSVSFWDQDTQLVVKGSDLDQVIIEGDTVIVPEGKSIAGNLTVENGKTKIYGDVNGNLTVIDGSLYQASTAHISGRVKNIDQALDWIWYKITNAFSDVAYR
- the sigW gene encoding RNA polymerase sigma factor SigW; this encodes MDNIENRLTKLALKGDQRAFAEIVELYKDKIYHLAYRMLGNRHEAEDIVQETFLRVYKNLDRYDPNQKFSTWIYRIATNLCIDRLRKKKPTYSLDAEMNDQEGMDGYSMIPSDNRTPESETLLSETQEIIYQAIGSLPAKYKSVMILRYLQDLSLQEISDVLGMPVTTIKTRVHRGREFLRKKLEPKL